TCACGAGCAAAACGCCGGTCGATTTACGGCCCCGGAATACCGCAAACTGACGTTCGTTTCTCTAAAAGCCGAGGATCTGGCCGGAAACGTGGCCGTTTCCGAAGATCGCGTCGTCGAACTGTTCCAAGAGCGTAGCGGCACTTACAACATTCCCGAACGACGCAAGCTGTCTCAGGCCGTGCTCCCCGACGAAGCGGCCGCCAAGGCCTTGGTGGAAAGCGCCAATGCCGGAGGGGAACTGACCGGCGCCGTGGACCTGGGCGTCATGGATAAGAGCGGCCTGCCCCTGCCCGAACTGGCCGACGTGGCCTTCAGCCTGTCTAAGGGACAAGTGGGCGGACCGGTCAAGAGCCCCTTTGGCTGGCATGTTTTCAAGGTCGAGGACATCGAGGCCGCCCGCACCAAGACGCTGGATGAGGCGCGCGAGGAACTGACCCGCGATATTGCCTTGGAATTGGCGGTGGACGACCTCTACAAGCTCTCCAATGATCTGGAAGACACTTTGGGTGGCGGCGCCACCTTGGAAGAAGCGGCCCGGGATCTGAGCATCTCCATCGCCACGGTCGCCGCCGTGGATGCCCAGGGCCGGGATACGGAGGGCGGCTCGGTAGAAGGTCTGGCCGCCGATCCGGATTTCCTGCGCGTCGCCTTTGCAACCGAACCCGGCCAGGAAAGTGCTCTGACGGAATTCGGCAGCGACGGCTATTTCATTGTCCGGATCGATTCGGTCACGCCGCCGACCTTGCGCCCGCTGGATAGCGTTCGCAATGACGTGATCAAAGCCTGGACCGCCGAGCGCAAGAGTACCGCTGCCTTGGACCGGGCCAAATCCCTAGCCAAACAGATGGAAAGTGGTCTGAGCCTCGACGACGCGGCCAAAGCGGTGGATACAACCCCCATCACCACCCCGGCCCTGACCCGCGATGGCACGGGCGCCGCTCTGCCGCGGCCTTTGGTGGACGCCCTATTCAATGCCGAAAAAGGCGCCGTGGTCACGGCGCAAGGTCCAGCTGGTGCCTATGTGGCCCGGCTCACCGAGATCATCGTTCCCAACGCGAAGGCAGATAGCGAGAAAGGCAAGGTTGCCGCCCTGACAACCGCCGTCACCCAGGAAATGTCATCCGACCTGATGGTACAGTATCTCAATGCCTTGCGGTCTCAATACGGCGTGACCGTCAATCAGCGCGCCCTTGACGAGGCCCAATAATGCAAATCCGGCCCGATTTCGCCCAGTTCAAGGCAACCTACGAATCGGGTCGCGCGCAGGTGGCCTGGACCACCCTGGTCGCTGACCTGGAAACGCCGGTCTCCGCCTATCTGAAATTGGCCGACGGACGGTGCAATTCCTTCCTGTTGGAATCGGTAACCCAGGGCACCAATCGCGGCCGCTATTCCTTTATCGGCCTGAAACCCGACGTCATTTGGCGTTGTCACGGGCCCAAGGCAGAGATCAACCGGCAGGCGCGCATGGACCCGGATTCGTTCGAGGCCTGCCAATTGGACAGTCTGGCCTCTTTCCGCGCCCTGCTGGCCGAGAGCCATATTGATCTGCCCGAGGAACTGCCGCCCATGTCAGCGGGTCTGGTGGGCTACATGGCCTATGACATGATCCGCCAGATTGAGACCCTGCCCGACGACAATCCGGATGAGATCAATATTCCAGACGGTATCTACATGCGGCCCAGCGTGATCGCCGTGTTCGACAATATCGAAGATCTGGTGACCGTCATCACCCCGGTCTGGGTCGATGAGGACAACATCAGCGCCGAGGCGGCGCATGAACAGGCCCGCACCCGGCTTGCCGATGTGGTGGCCGATTTTCAGCGCTCCCTGCCCTATCGGCGGGAACGGCCTTCGGACACGGCGGATCTGGGTGAACCGCAGTCCAATATGACCCGCGAGCAGTTCCACTCAATGGTCGACAAGGCCAAGGAATACATCCTGGCCGGGGATATCTTTCAAGTGGTGCTGTCGCAGCGTTTCCGGCTGCCATTCAATCTGCCGCCCTTTGCGCTGTATCGATCTTTGCGTCGGTTGAATCCATCGCCCTATTTGTTCAATCTGGATTTCGGTGATTTCACCATCGTCGGCTCAAGCCCTGAAGTGCTGGTGCGGGTGCGCGATGGCGAGATCACCATCCGCCCCATTGCCGGAACCCGCCCCCGTGGCGCCACGCCCGAGGAGGATCGGGCACTGGCCAAGGACCTGTTGGGCGATGAAAAAGAGTTGGCCGAGCACCTGATGTTGCTGGACCTGGGCCGCAACGATGTGGGCCGGGTGGCCAAAGTTGGGTCTGTCCGGGTGACGGAACGTTCGATCATCGAGAACTATTCCCACGTCATGCATATCGTTTCCAACGTGATCGGAGAATTGGACCGTGATCGGGCCGATGAGCTGGATGCCCTGTTCGGCGGTTTCCCGGCAGGCACCGTCTCCGGCGCACCCAAGGTGCGTGCCATGGAAATCATCGATGAGTTGGAACCGGAAAGGCGCAGCTTCTATGCGGGCTGTATCGGCTATTTCGGCGCCAACGGCGATATGGATACCGCCATTGCCCTGCGCACCGCCCTGGTCAAGGACGGCACCCTCTATGCCCAGGCGGGCGGCGGAATTGTCCACGATTCAACGTCCGAAGGCGAATACCAGGAAAGCCTCAACAAGGCCCGCGCCATCATCCGCGCGGCCCAGGAAGCGGTCCGCTTCGCGGCTCGGGGCTAACCCAGGATATCCACCATGCGGCTGAGCGGCACCAAGGTGATTCCCTTGGCCTTCAACTTCGGCAGCCACTCGCCAAGCATGCGGATGGTGGCGTCGCGCGGGTGGCCAATGGCAATGGCCCGACCATTGCGTCGCGCCAATTTCTCCAAGATTGCCAATTGCTTGGCCACGGCATCATCTTTGTTGACGTTATCCAAAAACACATTGCGCATGGCAAAGGGAATGCCCACCCGACGCGCCACGTCAGGCCCGGCCGTCTTGCCGGTGGTGCGGGAATCCAAAAAAAACAGCCCGCGGTCCCTGAGTTCTTCGAGAACCACGGCCATGGACGAGGCATCGGCGGTGAAGGCGCTGCCCATGTGGTTATTGACCCCAACGAAGCCCTCGAAACGGCTGAGGCCCCAATTAAGACGGCGGCGGATCTCGTTCGGCTCCAGCCCCAATTCCAAGACCTCAGGCCCCGGGTCCAGCTTGGCATTGCCCGGCTGCATGGGAAAATGCACCAACAGTTCATGCCCGGCGGCGGTGGCAGCGCCGGTCTGACTTGCCAAATCTTCGGCATAGGTCAAAAAGGCCATGGTCAAGGGACCGGGCAAGGCAATGGTTTTACGGGTGCGCTTGTGATCAATCCCCAGATCATCAATCACCACGGCCACCATGGGTCCTTCCTTGGTCGGCGCAGGTAGCGCGGCAGGCGGCAGGGAGGCCACCTGTGGCGAGGCCGCTGCACCCGGCGGATCGAGGGGGAACAGCTCCTGAAACACCTGACCAACGGGCGCCGCCTTGGGCGGTGGCATGACACCCCCCGGCTTGATCCTGGGCTTCGGGGCCTGCGCCAGCATGGCCACGGCGCTGGTCTCATTGACCACCGGTTCCTGAACCACCGGCGCCGGGGCGGCCAGGAATGGTTCGGGTGCCTTTGGGAGCAAAGATTCGGGCGGCGTGGGATCCGGGCCTTCATAGATATCGTGAGGCAGCGCTTCCTCGTAGGGCAGGCTTTCCAGATGAGCCAGTTCTTCGATCGGGTCGGGAAAGATCGGTTCCGGCGGCGGTAACTGGTATGGCGCCCCGCCATTGCGGCGCTTGTAATAGGGAATCTCCTGCGAGACCTTTTTAATGCTGACCACGCGGGAATCGTCGCCGCGCAGCATCACCCCGGCCCCATAGCCGAACGCCAGGGTTCCCACGGCCATCATGCCATAGACAACCCAGCGAATCAGGGGCTTGGTCGGTAAAAGCGGCATTGGTCCCGGTCCCGGTTAATGATCCTCGACCCCTACCCCGGCGCGAGGATGGCGTCAACGACCTTGGGGCTTCCACCGCCTGAGAAGCAAGGAATTGCTGACCACGCTGACACTGGACAAGGCCATAGCCGCGCCGGCCACAACCGGACTCAGTTGCCCGGATACGGCCAAGGGAATAGCAATGACGTTATAGACGAAGGCCCAAAACAGGTTTTGGCGGATCTTGTTGGCCGTGGCCCGCGAGATATCCAGCGCATCGGCCACCAGGTCCGGACGACCGCGCATAAGGGTTATCCCGGCGGTGGCCATGGCCACGTCGGTGCCGGTCCCCATGGCGATCCCCACATCCGCCGCCGCCAGGGCAGGCGCGTCATTGATGCCGTCGCCCACCATGGCCACGCCGCCCTTGCCACGCAAGGGCGCCACCATATCGGCCTTGTCGCCGGGCATCACCTGAGCGATGACCTCGTCCAGGCCCAGGGTCCGGCCGACTTTTTCCACTGCCGCCCGACTATCGCCACTGAGCAGAATGGTCCGCCGCCCCATGGCCTTGAGGCGGGCGACGGCCGAGGCCGATTCGGCCTTGATATTGTCCCCGAACGCCAACAATCCTGCAGCTTTGCCGTTGATCGCCACATAGACCACCGTATGACCTTCGGCTTCCAGATCCGTCACCGGCTCGACGGGAATATCCCTCTCGGCCATCAGGCGAGCATTGCCAATCAGCACATTTTTCTTGCCGACCCGGGCTTCCAGGCCGCGCCCCGGCAAAGCGGTAAAGCTTTCCAACTTGGGCAGGGTTTTCACTTCGCATACATCCAGCAAGGCCCGGGCCAGGGGATGTTCACTGCCCTGTTGGGCGGCAGCCGCCAGGATCACCAGAGATTCGGTCTTGCGGCGTCTATCCAGGCTCTTGGCCAGCACCATTGTCGGGCGCCCCTCGGTCAGGGTGCCTGTCTTGTCGAACACAACGGTTCTCGCCTTATGCGCCCCCTCCAGCGCCGCCGCGTCGCGGATCAAGATGCCCGCCCGGGCTGCCGCGCCCGTCCCGACGATGATCGCCGTCGGCGTCGCCAGGCCTAGGGCACAAGGGCAGGCAATAACCAGCACCGACACGGCATGGATCAGCGCTTCGACCCCGGACGCACCAGCCAGTAGGTGCCCGGCAAAGGTCCCGTAGGCGATTACCGTGACCACCGGCACAAAGATCGCCGCCACCCGGTCCACCAAACGCTGCACAGGGGCTTTGCTGGCCTGAGCGTTCTCGATCAGACGCACAATGCGCCCCAACACCGATTCGGCGCCAATGGTGGTCGCCGAGACTCGAAGTAGCCCCTCGCCATTCAGGGCCCCTCCGGTCACCCTATCGCCTGGCGCCTTGGCCACCGGCAGGCTTTCTCCGGTCAATAGGGATTCATCTGCCTGGGACTCGCCTTCCATGACCTCGCCGTCCACCGGGAAGCGTTCACCAGGCCGCACGATCACCAGATCACCACAGCGCACCGCCTTGACCGGAATGGCAATTTCCTCGCCATCGCGGAGAATGCGCGCGGTCTCGGGACGGAGATGGCCGAGGGCCCGAATGGCCGCCGTGGCACTCCATTTGGCGCGTCCTTCGAGCACCTTGCCCAGCAGGACCAGGGTCACCACACTGGCCGAGGCTTCGAAATACAGATGATCCGCCTCGCCGCGCAGCATCAGGAAAAGGCTCAATCCATAGGCCGCCGAGGTACCCAGCACCACCAGCAGATCCATGTTCGACGACTTGGCCCGCACCGCATTGTTGGCCGCCACATAGAATCGGAACCCGGCCCCGAATTGGACAATCGTCGCCAAGACCAATTGGACCAGGGGGGACAAGACCAACCAGCCGCCGGTCCACATGGCAATCATTTGCAACCAGAATGGCAGGGTAAGGGTCAGGGCCCCGGCGAGCACCCACAGATCCCGGCGCAGGCGGGCATTCTGTCTTGCTTCCAAGGCCTCATAACCGTCTTCCGCCGCCGGTTCGGCGCCGAATCCGGCCTTCTCCACCGCCTTGATCAGGTCGGTGGTGGCCAAGGTGGCATCCTTATAGGCGATGGAAGCCTTTTCATTGGCCAGGTTGACGGTCGCCGAGACCACCCCCGGCTGATTATTGAGCACCCGCTCCAACCGCCCGGAGCAGGCGGCACAGGTCATGCCTGAAATGGTCAGCTCCAGGCTTTGTATATCAATCTTGTTCATGGGCCTTATGTAAGCCTGCCCGCATTGACACGCAATCACCGGATCTCAGCATTGGTACCCCCAGTGCCGGGCCCAGGGCGCCAAAATCGGCATAACCGGCTCCATTTGAGCCCGATAGCGTGTCCACCGGCCCGAGGCACTTCGATAGATCGGCTGAGTCACCTGATCATAGCTTGGGGTGCGTACCCGCCCCCGTTGCCGCGCGGTTTCGGCAAAATCCCTGAACGCGTCAGTCCACTCCAAACCGAGAAAATCCACCAGCGGTCCAAGCGTACCTTCGAAATCATCCACCAGGTCTTCGTAGCGGATGGTGTAAACCGCTGGATCGAACAGAGCCTCGTAGCGGCTCCACAGGCCGAATACGCGGTCGTAGAGCGTCGCCGCGCTCTCCAGCTCACGGAAATTGGCCATGGCGTCGTTTTGCTTGAAGTTCTGCATAAAGCAACTCAGCACACAGTCGCAGGGATGGCGCAGGGCAAGGATAAAGCGAGCCTTGGGAAACAGGCGGCAGATCAATCCGGCTTCGACCATATTCAATGGCATCTTGTCGACGATATGGGGGACGTCGCCGGCTTCGTCGCGAAATGTCTCCAATCGTTCGAAATACAGGTCCCGAAGCGTCCGGATCTCGTTCGGGTCAAGGGTGGCCAAGGCCTCCGGATTGCCCCTCTCCATGGCGGCCAAACGGGTACTCACGGCTTCGAGCATCGGACGTTCCTCGATGACCCCGACCAAGGGATGACTGCGGAGAATGCTATCCAACAGCGTGGTTCCCGAGCGCGGAAAGCCGACCAGGAATATGGGATCGAGTCGGTCGTCGAGCCCCTGTGCGCCGGTCCAGTCGTGAGGGTCAACCGTGGCAAACCAGGCGCCCAGGCGATCAATAAACGCCGCATATCCAGCCGGATTCACCTCCTGAGCCTGTTCCGTCCGCGCCGCCCATTCGTTGGATTGGCGGAAGTAATCAAAGGCTGCCGAGGGGTCATCAATACGGTCGCAAGCCTCGCCAAGCAATTGGGCGCGGGCAGCGTTAAAATGGGGATCTTCCGGTCCCGGCTCCCGCGCTTCGAGAATCTCTCTAACAGCTGAATAGGCCCCTTCGCGTTTTTTGACCATCGCTTGCCAAAGGGTCAGTCTCGGGTGATCTGGACAGGCCGCTTCCACCGCCGCTACGGCCTCTGTTAGCTCGTTGACTTGATTGGATTGTTCAAGCAATTCGATCAACGAATCGTGGGTTGCCGCACGCTGCGGTTCCAGCTCCAGAGCGCGATGGAAATGAACCTTTGCACGCTCCATGTCGCCCAGAAACCTTGCTGCAATGCCCAGATTGTGATGCGCCTCCGCCATGGTCGGCTCGAGGGCCAAGGCTTGCTCGAAATGGCCCAATGCCTTCTGCGTTTGATCCAATCGATGGCTGACCGCCCCCAGCTTCAAATGAGCAAGGGCATGGCGGGGCATGAGGTGCACGGCCTGACCATAGGCCGCCGCCGATTCTCGAAGCTGCCCCAGTCCTTCCAGGGCAATGCCCAGATTGTAGTGGGCCAAACCAAAGTCGGGCTTGAGGTGGATCGCTTCGAGAAAGGATTTTGCCGCTTCCTCGCCCTCATTCAAGGAAAGCTGCGACACGCCGATATTGTACCGAGCCTCGCAATAATCATGCTTCAGGCTCAATGCCTTGCGAAATTCATCAATGGCCTTGATGGATCGCCCCTGCGCTTCTAGGACCAGCCCTAGATTCGTATGGGCCTCGGCGCTTCCCGGATCATCGCGCAGCGCCTCTGCAATGTGTAGTTCCGCTTCATCCAGGCGTCCGGACTGATAGGCCGCGACCCCTAAATAGTGACGGGCATGGCTTTGATGCGGATCCTTGGCCAGCACCCGCCGATACAAGGCCTCGGCCTCGGCCACTCGGCCTGACTGGTGCAGAGTCAGAGCCTGTTGTAGCCACCCGATCCCCTCCTCGCTCGCCTGGGACCCGGCCCGCTTGGCTTCCCGTTCCCGTCGTCTTCGTTCCGCCCGGTTCATGGCACTCCCCGTGATTCGGCCACAGGATAGCTTGATCCAAGAAGCCTCGAAAGGCTTGACCCCAACCCGCCCTTGACGCCCTCCCCCCGCCTGGGCAGGATGGCCGCTCCGCTGAGAGAGAGGCATCCATGTTTCTGCTGATCGATAACTACGACAGCTTTACCTATAATCTGTGGCATTTCCTGAGCGAATTGGGCGCCACCGTCGAAGTGCACCGCAATGACGCGCTGACCGCCGACGAGGCTCTGGCCCTAAACCCGCAAGGCTTGATCATCTCACCGGGCCCTTGCGACCCTGATCAGGCAGGAATCTGCCTGGAACTGATCGACAAGGCGGCAGGCAAATTGCCTGTTCTGGGGGTCTGCCTCGGCCATCAATCCATCGGACAGGTCTTTGGCGGGAAAGTCGTGCGCGCGCCCACCTGCATGCATGGCAAACTGAGCCCGATCGCCCATACGGGAAAAGGGATTTTTGCCGGGTTGCGCAATCCCTTCACCGCCACCCGCTATCATTCCTTGCTCGTGGATCGCGAGAGCCTGCCCGATGACTTGCAGATCACGGCGGAAACCAAGGATGGCCTGATCATGGGATTGCAGCACAAGTCGCTGCCCATATTCGGTGTCCAATTTCATCCCGAGAGCATCGCTTCGGAGTTGGGGCACGACCTGTTACGAAATTTCCTGAAAATCACCTCCAAGGAGCCTTTGGCGGCATGAGCGATACGGCCCACTACCTAAAACCCCTTCTGGCCCAGGTGGCCGACGGCGTCTCCATGAGCGAGGACGAAGCGGCCCAGGCCTTTGAAATCATCATGTCCGGCCATGCCACCGACGCCCAGATCGGCGCCTTTTTGATGGCATTGCGGCTGCGCGGCGAGACGGTGGAGGAAATCACCGGCGCCGTGCGCACCATGCGCGCCAAGATGCTCACCGTCACCGCTCCGGACGGCGCCATGGATATTGTCGGCACCGGCGGCGATGCCTCGGGCACCTACAACATCTCCACCGCCTCGGCCTTCGTGGTCGCCGGTTGCGGCATCCCCATCGCCAAGCACGGCAACAAGGCCCTGTCGTCCAAGTCCGGCGCCGCCGACGTCCTGACCAGCCTGGGCGTGAATATCGGTGCTGAAATGGATGTGGTGGAAAAAGCCATAGCCGAGGCCGGGATTGGCTTCCTGATGGCCCCGCGCCATCATAGCGCCATGAAATACGTAGGCGCTCCCCGGGTTGAGATGGGAATCCGCACCATCTTCAACCTGCTCGGCCCCATGTCCAATCCCGCCGGGGTCAAACGGCAGATGACCGGCGTCTTCTCCCGTGACTGGGTCCGCCCCATGGCCGAGGTTCTGGGTCGCCTGGGCTGCGAGAAGGCCTGGGTGGTGCATGGCTCCGATGGTCTCGATGAACTGACCACCACCGGCCCCTCCTTTGTTGCCGAACTGAAGGATGGCGCAGTTGCCGAGTTCGAGGTCTCGCCTGCCGACGCGGGCCTGCCCATGGCGGCACCGGAAGACCTCAAGGGGGCCGACCCGGAAACCAACGCCAAAGCCCTGCGCGATGTGCTGGGTGGGACAGAGGGTGCCTATCGCGACGTGGTGCTGTTGAATGCGGCCGCCTCCTTGGTGGTTGCCGACAAGGCCGGGGATCTGAAACAAGGCGTGGCCCAGGCCGCCGACAGCATCGAGTCCGGCAAGGCATTGGCGGCATTGGACAAATTGGTCGCGCTGACCAATGGATAATGTGCTCGACAAGATCTGCGCCGACAAACGCGACCATGTGGCCCGCTGCAAGGCTGACCGCTCCCTGGCCGATGTGGAGCGTGCCGCCAAATCCGCCGAACCCACCCGTGGATTTGCCGAGGCCCTGACCCAGGCCGTGGCGGAAGGTGGACACGGCCTGATCGCGGAAATCAAAAAGGCGTCGCCCTCAAAAGGCCTGATTCGCGGTGATTTCGATCCCGAAACGTTGGCCGCCGCCTATGAGGCCGGAGGCGCTTCTTGCCTGTCCGTACTCACGGATCAACCCTACTTTCAGGGCCATGATGACTATCTGGTGGCTGCCCGATCGGTGGTCGATTTGCCGGTCCTGCGCAAGGATTTCATGGTCGATCCCTATCAGGTCACCGAGGCCAGGTCCTTAGGTGCCGATTGCATCTTGTTGATCATGGCGGCGCTGGATGACGGCCTGGCCAAGGAGCTTGAATCGGCAGCCATGGACTGGGGCATGGATGTGCTGATCGAAATCCACGATGGCGAGGAATTGGACCGGGCCTTGGCGCTGCGCTCTCCCCTGCTCGGCATCAACAACCGCAACCTCAAGACCTTGGAGGTCAGTTTGGCCACCACCGAGACACTGGCCCCCCGCGTGCCCACGGACCGCCATCTGGTCTGCGAAAGCGGATTGTTCTCCGCCAAGGACCTGCATCGCATGTCCAAAGTTGGCGCCCACCGGTTTTTGATCGGTGAGTCTCTGATGCGTCAACCGGATGTGGCGGCGGCGACCAAGGCCATCCTCGCCCCGATCGAGGACCTCTGAGAATGGCGGAATTCTCTCATTTTGACACCAATGGCAACGCGGTCATGGTGGATGTGTCCAAAAAAGACAGCACCGAACGCACCGCCACGGCCGAGGGAAAGGTTTTGGTCTCGCAGGAAACCATGGACCTGATCCAGGGCAAGGGCTTCAAGAAAGGCGACGTGCTCGGCGTGGCCCAACTGGCCGGCATCATGGGCGCCAAACGGACCCCCGATCTGATTCCCTTGTGCCACCCCCTGGCCCTGACGTCGGTCAAAGTCGATCTGTCGTGCGACCTGGTGGATACCGCCGTGGTCATTTCCGCCACCTGCAAGCTGGCCGGTAGGACCGGGGTGGAGATGGAAGCCCTGACAGCCGTCGCGGTCGCCGCCCTGACCGTCTATGACATGTGCAAGGCGGTGGACAAGGGCATGCGGATCACCGACATTCGGCTCACCCACAAGGCCGGAGGCAAATCCGGCACCTATGAGGCCCCCTGATATGATTTCGGTTGCGGAAGCCCTAGAAACAGTCCTTTCCGGTATCGTAACATTATCGGCGGAGACAATCTCCGTCGCCGATGCGGTGGACCGTGTGTTGGCCGAGGATGTCTCGGCCCGGCTCACCCAGCCGCCCATGGCGGTTTCGGCCATGGATGGTTACGCGGTGCGGGCTTGCGACGTGAAATCGGTCCCCACGGCCTTGACCTGCGTCGGCGCCGCTCCCGCCGGAGGGACCTATGAGGGTGCGGTCTCCGAGGGCGAATGTGTGCGAATCTTCACCGGCGCCCCCATCCCCGCCGGGACCGATGCGGTGATTATGCAAGAAGACACCGCCCGTGAGGGCGACCGGGTGTTGGTCAAGGAACCCTACCAGAGCGGCAAATTCGTCCGCCAGGCGGGCTTGGACTTTTCCGCGGGCAAAGTGCTTTTGCGCGCCGGGCATCGGCTCAAGGCCCGCGATATCGGGCTCTGTGCTGCCATGAACGTGCCTTGGCTCCGGGTAACCCGAAAGCCCCGGGTGGCAATCTTGGCCACCGGTGATGAATTGGTCATGCCCGGGGACCCGGTGGGGCCAAGCC
The sequence above is drawn from the Magnetospira sp. QH-2 genome and encodes:
- a CDS encoding tetratricopeptide repeat-containing sulfotransferase family protein, encoding MNRAERRRREREAKRAGSQASEEGIGWLQQALTLHQSGRVAEAEALYRRVLAKDPHQSHARHYLGVAAYQSGRLDEAELHIAEALRDDPGSAEAHTNLGLVLEAQGRSIKAIDEFRKALSLKHDYCEARYNIGVSQLSLNEGEEAAKSFLEAIHLKPDFGLAHYNLGIALEGLGQLRESAAAYGQAVHLMPRHALAHLKLGAVSHRLDQTQKALGHFEQALALEPTMAEAHHNLGIAARFLGDMERAKVHFHRALELEPQRAATHDSLIELLEQSNQVNELTEAVAAVEAACPDHPRLTLWQAMVKKREGAYSAVREILEAREPGPEDPHFNAARAQLLGEACDRIDDPSAAFDYFRQSNEWAARTEQAQEVNPAGYAAFIDRLGAWFATVDPHDWTGAQGLDDRLDPIFLVGFPRSGTTLLDSILRSHPLVGVIEERPMLEAVSTRLAAMERGNPEALATLDPNEIRTLRDLYFERLETFRDEAGDVPHIVDKMPLNMVEAGLICRLFPKARFILALRHPCDCVLSCFMQNFKQNDAMANFRELESAATLYDRVFGLWSRYEALFDPAVYTIRYEDLVDDFEGTLGPLVDFLGLEWTDAFRDFAETARQRGRVRTPSYDQVTQPIYRSASGRWTRYRAQMEPVMPILAPWARHWGYQC
- a CDS encoding SurA N-terminal domain-containing protein, with the translated sequence MLEFIRSRSKSIAVQVLFGLLILSFVAWGVGDFVNSSSQGTAIAKVGELEIDPLQFDYEYRREIENMRNILGGNFTNEQAKLMGIGPSVLERLIERNLLSLASHEIGLAVSDNIVREEIQNLPAFQNEVGQFDRFKFNQVLQTSNLTEGMLVEQLRGDLNRGMLVDSLRGAMIAPRTLVEPAFTHREERRIAQTLLVANDKAGEIAPPDDSTIKTYHEQNAGRFTAPEYRKLTFVSLKAEDLAGNVAVSEDRVVELFQERSGTYNIPERRKLSQAVLPDEAAAKALVESANAGGELTGAVDLGVMDKSGLPLPELADVAFSLSKGQVGGPVKSPFGWHVFKVEDIEAARTKTLDEAREELTRDIALELAVDDLYKLSNDLEDTLGGGATLEEAARDLSISIATVAAVDAQGRDTEGGSVEGLAADPDFLRVAFATEPGQESALTEFGSDGYFIVRIDSVTPPTLRPLDSVRNDVIKAWTAERKSTAALDRAKSLAKQMESGLSLDDAAKAVDTTPITTPALTRDGTGAALPRPLVDALFNAEKGAVVTAQGPAGAYVARLTEIIVPNAKADSEKGKVAALTTAVTQEMSSDLMVQYLNALRSQYGVTVNQRALDEAQ
- the trpD gene encoding anthranilate phosphoribosyltransferase; protein product: MSDTAHYLKPLLAQVADGVSMSEDEAAQAFEIIMSGHATDAQIGAFLMALRLRGETVEEITGAVRTMRAKMLTVTAPDGAMDIVGTGGDASGTYNISTASAFVVAGCGIPIAKHGNKALSSKSGAADVLTSLGVNIGAEMDVVEKAIAEAGIGFLMAPRHHSAMKYVGAPRVEMGIRTIFNLLGPMSNPAGVKRQMTGVFSRDWVRPMAEVLGRLGCEKAWVVHGSDGLDELTTTGPSFVAELKDGAVAEFEVSPADAGLPMAAPEDLKGADPETNAKALRDVLGGTEGAYRDVVLLNAAASLVVADKAGDLKQGVAQAADSIESGKALAALDKLVALTNG
- a CDS encoding cation-translocating P-type ATPase encodes the protein MNKIDIQSLELTISGMTCAACSGRLERVLNNQPGVVSATVNLANEKASIAYKDATLATTDLIKAVEKAGFGAEPAAEDGYEALEARQNARLRRDLWVLAGALTLTLPFWLQMIAMWTGGWLVLSPLVQLVLATIVQFGAGFRFYVAANNAVRAKSSNMDLLVVLGTSAAYGLSLFLMLRGEADHLYFEASASVVTLVLLGKVLEGRAKWSATAAIRALGHLRPETARILRDGEEIAIPVKAVRCGDLVIVRPGERFPVDGEVMEGESQADESLLTGESLPVAKAPGDRVTGGALNGEGLLRVSATTIGAESVLGRIVRLIENAQASKAPVQRLVDRVAAIFVPVVTVIAYGTFAGHLLAGASGVEALIHAVSVLVIACPCALGLATPTAIIVGTGAAARAGILIRDAAALEGAHKARTVVFDKTGTLTEGRPTMVLAKSLDRRRKTESLVILAAAAQQGSEHPLARALLDVCEVKTLPKLESFTALPGRGLEARVGKKNVLIGNARLMAERDIPVEPVTDLEAEGHTVVYVAINGKAAGLLAFGDNIKAESASAVARLKAMGRRTILLSGDSRAAVEKVGRTLGLDEVIAQVMPGDKADMVAPLRGKGGVAMVGDGINDAPALAAADVGIAMGTGTDVAMATAGITLMRGRPDLVADALDISRATANKIRQNLFWAFVYNVIAIPLAVSGQLSPVVAGAAMALSSVSVVSNSLLLRRWKPQGR
- a CDS encoding divergent polysaccharide deacetylase family protein — encoded protein: MPLLPTKPLIRWVVYGMMAVGTLAFGYGAGVMLRGDDSRVVSIKKVSQEIPYYKRRNGGAPYQLPPPEPIFPDPIEELAHLESLPYEEALPHDIYEGPDPTPPESLLPKAPEPFLAAPAPVVQEPVVNETSAVAMLAQAPKPRIKPGGVMPPPKAAPVGQVFQELFPLDPPGAAASPQVASLPPAALPAPTKEGPMVAVVIDDLGIDHKRTRKTIALPGPLTMAFLTYAEDLASQTGAATAAGHELLVHFPMQPGNAKLDPGPEVLELGLEPNEIRRRLNWGLSRFEGFVGVNNHMGSAFTADASSMAVVLEELRDRGLFFLDSRTTGKTAGPDVARRVGIPFAMRNVFLDNVNKDDAVAKQLAILEKLARRNGRAIAIGHPRDATIRMLGEWLPKLKAKGITLVPLSRMVDILG
- a CDS encoding aminodeoxychorismate/anthranilate synthase component II, which gives rise to MFLLIDNYDSFTYNLWHFLSELGATVEVHRNDALTADEALALNPQGLIISPGPCDPDQAGICLELIDKAAGKLPVLGVCLGHQSIGQVFGGKVVRAPTCMHGKLSPIAHTGKGIFAGLRNPFTATRYHSLLVDRESLPDDLQITAETKDGLIMGLQHKSLPIFGVQFHPESIASELGHDLLRNFLKITSKEPLAA
- the trpE gene encoding anthranilate synthase component I, translated to MQIRPDFAQFKATYESGRAQVAWTTLVADLETPVSAYLKLADGRCNSFLLESVTQGTNRGRYSFIGLKPDVIWRCHGPKAEINRQARMDPDSFEACQLDSLASFRALLAESHIDLPEELPPMSAGLVGYMAYDMIRQIETLPDDNPDEINIPDGIYMRPSVIAVFDNIEDLVTVITPVWVDEDNISAEAAHEQARTRLADVVADFQRSLPYRRERPSDTADLGEPQSNMTREQFHSMVDKAKEYILAGDIFQVVLSQRFRLPFNLPPFALYRSLRRLNPSPYLFNLDFGDFTIVGSSPEVLVRVRDGEITIRPIAGTRPRGATPEEDRALAKDLLGDEKELAEHLMLLDLGRNDVGRVAKVGSVRVTERSIIENYSHVMHIVSNVIGELDRDRADELDALFGGFPAGTVSGAPKVRAMEIIDELEPERRSFYAGCIGYFGANGDMDTAIALRTALVKDGTLYAQAGGGIVHDSTSEGEYQESLNKARAIIRAAQEAVRFAARG